A single Eubalaena glacialis isolate mEubGla1 chromosome 18, mEubGla1.1.hap2.+ XY, whole genome shotgun sequence DNA region contains:
- the CLEC3A gene encoding C-type lectin domain family 3 member A: MAKNGLVIYILVITLLLDQTTSHTSKFKAKKHSKRRVKEKDGDLKVQVEKLWREVNALKEMQALQTVCLRGTKFHKKCYLALEGSKHFHEANEDCISKGGTLVVPRSSDEINAVRDYGKRSLPGVNDFWLGINDMVTEGKFVDINGVAISFLNWDHAQPNGGKRENCVLFSQSAQGKWSDEVCRSSKRYICEFTIP; this comes from the exons ATGGCAAAGAATGGACTTGTAATTTACATCCTGGTTATCACCTTACTCCTGGACCAGACCACCAGCCACACGTCCAAGTTCAAAGCCAAGAAGCACAGCAAACGCCGAGTGAAAG AAAAGGATGGAGACCTGAAGGTTCAAGTGGAAAAGCTCTGGAGAGAAGTCAATGCCCTGAAGGAAATGCAAGCCCTGCAGACAG TCTGTCTCCGAGGCACAAAATTTCACAAGAAGTGCTACCTTGCTTTGGAAGGCTCGAAGCACTTCCACGAAGCCAACGAAGACTGCATTTCCAAGGGAGGGACGCTGGTTGTCCCCAGAAGCTCCGATGAAATCAACGCCGTCCGAGACTATGGTAAAAGGAGCCTGCCGGGGGTCAATGACTTTTGGCTGGGCATCAACGACATGGTCACAGAAGGCAAGTTCGTCGATATCAATGGAGTCGCCATCTCCTTCCTCAACTGGGACCATGCACAGCCTAATGGTGGCAAGCGGGAAAACTGTGTCCTCTTCTCCCAGTCAGCTCAGGGCAAATGGAGTGACGAGGTCTGTCGTAGCAGCAAGAGGTACATATGTGAGTTCACCATCCCCTAA